Below is a genomic region from Henckelia pumila isolate YLH828 chromosome 3, ASM3356847v2, whole genome shotgun sequence.
tCCACAAAACGTTGGTAGAATCCTGCCAAACccaggaaactacgaatctacGAGGCTGTTGTCGGATGTGACCAATCCAGAATAGACTCTGTATTGCTAGGATCAACTGCCACACCATCTcaagaaatcacatgaccaagaaagacaacttGATCAATCCAGAAATCACACTTACTGAGTTTAGCGTACAACTGTCACTCTCTTAATATTTGCAAAACATAACAGAGATGAAAGGCATGCTCGTCAACATTGtgagaatacaccaagatgtcatcgatgaacactaccacaAACTTATCCAATTAATCGTGGAACACCTTATTCATCAAGTTCATGAAGACAACAGGAGAatcagtcaatccaaatggcatcactagaaactcataatgacCATACTGTGAGCGAAACACTGTCTTAGAAATACCTCATATCcgactcgcaactgatgataacctgatTGCAGAtaaatcttggaatacacagacgTACCCTAAagctgatcaaacagatcatctatctgcagaagaggatacttattcttgattgtcACCTGGTTTAGCTGTTGGTTGTAACGATCCAACGTCGTTCCATCGCTTCCCTCCCCAACCTATAGCATGGGATCGGATCGCATGGTTCGACGGGCATCGTACTCATGACCCCCCACTTCTGGCCGTGGGTTTTTGCCCTTTCCAGCACTTGAACCCTGTACCTCCAGGATAAGTACATAGATTCCTAATTTTGCAACCCACGGCCAGGAGTGGGGAGTCATGAGTACGATGCTCGATGAACCATGCAATCCGATCCCATGCTATAGGCTGGGGAGGGATGCAATGGAAGGATGTTGGATCGTTACATCGGTAGTTCATGAAAAGACGCATCAAACCATCCTTCTTATTGataaacagtactggggctccccacggtgaaacactaggtcgaatgtagcccttatcaagaagatcctgtaACTACTTCTACAAATCTCATCTCTTATGGAGCCAAACGATAAGGTGCTCTAGAAATCGGCGCTGTACCTGGCAACAACTCAATGCCGAACTCTACCTCTCACACAGGTTGCAAAATTGGAATCTCGTCAAGAAAAATATCTGAAAACTCTTAGACCACTGGTATCTCCTAAATGTCTGAACCCTCAAAGGATTCATCAATCGCGTAGGTAAGGTAGCCTTCTCCGCCAGAATCTAAAGCACGACAGGCTTTCAGTGCAGAAACAACTgacatcgggggtcgcgctccctcatcATAGAAATACCACGCATCCCCATCCTCAGGGATAAACTGGACAAACCTctggtagcaatccactatGGCCTTATAGGTAGTCAAATGGTTGATCACAATAATGAAATCGAAACCATCCATCGCTAagatcatcaggttagcactcaACTAATGGCCCTCAAATCCCAAAACACAAACTacaactagacgcttagtcAATACCTCCTGACCCATCGGAGTCGAAACAGCTAACAACACGTCTAATGGAATATACGGTAGTCTAAATCTCTTAACAACTCAAGCTGATATGAGAGAATGAGACGCACCAGTATCGATCAAAACACATGCAGGAAAACCGCACAAACTAAAGGTACCTATGATCATGCGCTCACTGTCAGCCTGAGCTTTCTCCGGGTTCAGCGCAAAGACTTTCCCATGAGAACGAGGGTGCAAAGTTGAATGACCACGGGAAGAAGTCTGAGGACGCTGCTACTGCGACTGCTGATACTTCTGGACGGTAGCATGAGAACCTCCACCGCTACCAGAACCACTCGCTGCTCCCATATGGTTAGGACAGTCCTTCTTCAAATGACCCATCTCACCATAGAAAATACAAGTACCAGATGCACGACGACACTGTCCTGGAGGGTGTCTCCTCCTACACTGCTCACAACGACTATCCTTCTGACGAACAAAGTGGTAAAAACTGCCGGATcctgaagaagaagaggaaTTAATACCCTGCTTCTTAAAATACTAGGCTCgcggacccaaagaactcgaaGATTGAGAAGTCTTCAACTCCATCCCTCGCCTCAAAATGATCTATTCCTGGCAAAAACGGTTCACCAAGCCCTCATACAACGTAGGATCATCACAAACAATCACCCTATCAAAGTTCTCCAGGTTCAGGCCCTGGAGAAAATGGTCGTACTTTGCCTCTGAACCGGAGCCAATATGCGGACAATAGGGAAGAAGATCAAtaaacttctgctggtactcatcaatggtCAAAGTCCCCTGCTTCAGATTAAGAAGCTCTATCGCCTTTGCCTGACAAagtgctggaggaaaatacaactgaCGAAACAACCTGCATAAATCGGCCAATGAAATAAAACCTTGATGAAGAAGAGTTTGAGCTGATGCATATAtccaccacttacgggctcGACCCTCCAACAGAAAAGTAGCGGCCTCCATCTTCCGCTCCTCCAAACAATCAAAAGCATGGAAACAGTGCTTCATCCGCTCAAGCCAATCCTCTGCTACCTCAGGagtctcgcctcccaccaatgGCTTAGGCCCGATCTGAACGAATTTATGCTGCTCGAATTGTCATTTCCATTCTCTATGATGGCGATGTGCTCGCTGACGTCTAGGAGGTTCCACGTCACCCCAACGTCCAACGCTACCCTGACTCTCGAAGTCTCTATCAGCCATCCGAAAGGATTAAGACGCATTAAAAGCCAAAGAGACAAACCTAAATcccaataatattttatgcatgctctgataccaataaatgtagcgacccaatcCAGATCCGCTACAAATCAGAAgctaattaagcatgcatttaacttaagcAAAATATAATCAGACTTTAACAGCGGAAATATAACAATCCATATGCAACCTagtcggcggaatacaaccgacaCTAAAGCCATAAAATAATACTattataatacaaccaaatcgaaatgaGTATCAAATCCCTAAAACGTAAGGGAAACTCACTACAACCCTAGCCCCTGGTCTCCAACCTGTCGCGATCCTCCCGCATCGCCCAATCTAAGACCTGCCATGTccaatagggtgtccaaaaaatatagaaatactggacgtgagcgactatgctcaattcaaaagcaatgatatataaacaaatatgatgcaAGAATGACTTAAAATCCAGTAAAACTCAGTCTGCTCAGGGGTGCCAATAGAATATGTAGTACCGGCTAGAGGGCGACTCCGCGAGGTACATCCACATACTCACCTTATCAATGTAGCATCATTCTCTGCCATCACGGCATCTCCTGGTGATAGAAAAACAATACGGGGTTGAGCCTCCCCTCACGACCCACCTCTAAAGATACCTCAACACCTAAATCTCTAAGACCACAAGTCTAGATTCGAGCCTACAATTCAATATTATTCGAGTCAATAATactgctctaaaagccttaactaagctaatagatactccctaaaACTACTAGAGACTCAAAGatatacctacgtccgtcgtcagccctttgattTCAAAGTCCAAACTTTTGGACACAACTCCTCTACGACTCTTTGAACGCCTCTTTATCGCTCGATCCTCGACTACTAAGGCCAAAAACCCGTAAAAACACCCTCGAGAATGGAAAGGAAAGGAAATGGAATGAGCAAGAAATTAGGATCGTcgaccccatatttatagacctcGATCAGATGCTCCGATCcacctgatcggaagctccgatccctgaTCGTTGGCTCCAATGTCTGCATGCGCACCACGAAAAATGTCTCTCCGACAAGTGTCCCCGGCTGCTGTTCGGAATCTCCGATCTTCCttcagaagttccgatctcttCACCCCAGATGTCACCCATGACATCATCAAGATGACCTCATCTTGGACAGCTGGCCAGTGCAGTTCGGACGTTCAGATCGCACTTGCTTCCGAACACTAACATAACTTCCGAACTGTACATAgattggacgctccgatcctagtTCGGACCTTGCGAACCCACCAAAAACTCGGAACCCTCTTAGTTATTTTCTATTGTTCTGGGTCTATTTTGTGCTTCTTAGACCCATTTGGAAATACCTTAATCAAGTTTTACCAAATATAATCATGATTAAAAAGTTAATTACTTATTTTGGATATGGGTCACTATAGGGACGAGGCTATTTTGGATATTATCTAAATACGGAATCAACAAAATTATCCATTTAATTTTATGtccaacaactcaaatcaatataGAATGTGTACTATTTGTTCTAATAGAGAGTTGATATGATCCGAAAGATCAAACTGATCTggaatactaatatttttccaaTATCACTTGGACAAGTCTAGCTAGCTTATGGCAAAAAAGTTAATTTGTTTCAATTCCTTATTCAGAGTAGTTTCCTAAAAAAccatttaatattatataagtGAACTTTTAGATCCTTAAGTCATTTGATATGATCTTTAAGTCAAACTCCATCTAATCTTCTTAGGTAAATCTATCTTCTTAAGTCTACATGCCATCTCTTTATTATTTCATTTTTCATCACCGAAACTTATGATGTCTTCAAATTAATAGTTTTACCCTTTTTTGTGATGTCAAAACATAGCAGATTGAAAACGTTCCCCTTAGAAGATgacaatatttaatttgatctgATGAATAACAACTTGAGTTGACAGACAAAAATATCAATCTCTGGAGAAATTcatttgataaaattttatctGATAAATAACAATACAAAatttaatatgaaataaaattgGACAACTATGTTTTGTAGGGCTAATGAAATGTGTAGCTTGTACCTCGTCCCCCAAACCTGTTTTGACTGTTAGGCCTCTTTGGTGAAAGGGGTCTTTTGGATGAAGTATATGATTTGTCATTTTCCTTATGTTCGGCATCCCCGAAAATTCTGAAGAAATTAAAATCCATAATTTTGGTGAGCTGGCTACCAAAAGTGGACTTCATCGATTTAAACTGGCATGATAGATCAGTATTGACTTTATTGATCTTTCAAGTGAATCAATTGTGCATATTATCTTTGTCTTCTATAGTAGATTCATTTTAGAGGACATAATCTAAGTTCTTCAAAGTGACTTCTTGAATTGGTCTGCACCAGGAGGAGAGATAAGTTTGTAAGTTTGGAAATTGATGATGGTATCTGTAGTGACCCAGTTTGGATCACTTACTTAACTAACAGTCTTAAGAATgcaattagattaatataaaaatacttATGAAAAGAACATAGTTTAttgcaaaaaattaaaattagtaCAAAAGGAACCGGCAAAATACAACTGGCACTAAAAAAACCCAAGTGTATTTTCCCACACATATTTACGACATGAAATTGACTTCAGGTATATATACTCTCAGCAGCTCTTGGACCTACATCTAACCTTGCCTCGATCCACTCACTCCGTCCAACCTGAGACTTGACCCGTGGAATGGGGCATCCAACGGTAACTTGATTTGAATTATTACCGTTGGTTTGACATTGTCTGCTACCTCGTACTTCTTCTGAAACAGGGTACACTGAATTTTATGCTTCGTTCGGTGATGTCAGTCTTGTacggaaaatttttttatctttagtGACCTGCTCTgtaatcacctactaaacattcTTAAGTATGCAATTAAGTCTTAAAAcacaataatcaataaaaaaaacagaaatTAGGTCTTACAACAGAACaactggcagaatacaaccaaaCCTAAAATCCAAGGTGAAACCTAGTTTACAACCTCATAGAAACAATACTGAAATACCCTCAACAGAAACCTGATAATGGAAACAAAACACTAACCATGGAACTGCTGCAAACTCAGCGACCGCTACCTCCTTGTCGGTCCAACGTAAGTCTTGTCCTATGGAATGTGGTGTCCAAGACAAATCCTAGGACATGAGTGAGAAAAACGCCCAGTATgatagtatgagtatacacattcTATGAATGCTAATGCAAATTTATGGGTATCGAAAACCTATCACGATAAAAGCTCTTGCTCAATCAAGTGGCGTGTAGTAACCCGTCTCCACATTAAgttaataaaattcctaattatgtttaaatggctaaaacatgattaagggatcctCAAATGGGTTTAAGGAGTTGAGGAATGGATCCAGATTGATCAAGAATGGTTAGGGCTTTGAGCTTCAGgatgatcggaagttccgaacagagttcggaagttccgaagtgATCGAAGCCATAATTTTGGGTTCGGACGCTCTggggagttcggaagctccgaagtgggattggaagctccgaacgtcctgtagtgacccgcaccgtaatcacctactaatcagaagcttaagcatgcatttaacttaaataataaatcTTCAGAATTAACAGCGGAAAAGCATAAATAAAtccccaaataaaataattatgatacaaccaaatcgaataaatccATTGTATTAAGCCAAATACAACAGAAACAAAATCCTAAACAAAGTCTTGCTGGTCAT
It encodes:
- the LOC140889914 gene encoding uncharacterized protein; amino-acid sequence: MAENDATLIRLFRQLYFPPALCQAKAIELLNLKQGTLTIDEYQQKFIDLLPYCPHIGSGSEAKYDHFLQGLNLENFDRVIVCDDPTLYEGLVNRSGSFYHFVRQKDSRCEQCRRRHPPGQCRRASGTCIFYGEMGHLKKDCPNHMGAASGSGSGGGSHATVQKYQQSQ